Genomic window (Fundidesulfovibrio magnetotacticus):
GGTCGGTCCGTCATGCAACGCTTCAAACGATGCGTCGCCGTCCCTTACTCATACTTGGCTGATAAAGATCGTTTCCGTCTCCGCCCGTCGTGAACGTTGCTCCCGTCAGGCAGAAGGGGGCTTTTACGGGCCACAGGGGCAAACGTCAACGACTTTTTGAGACTTCCTGTGCATTTTCTCACCATCATCGGCTAACATGCTGTTATTTATAATATTAAGTTGAGACGTCGCGATGCTTAACGGCTGCTTTCCAACCGTTCTTTCCCGCTTCAGACGCTCTTTCGACGATACGGTCCTCGGGCATCGCCTCCAGACACCTCGCCCGACACAGGCGCACGGGGTCGTCGGGCGCCTTATTTTCACCTGGAGACGCCCTCCTCCCCCCTGCCCGGCCCACGCAAAACGCCCGGGAGCGGCTTGTTGCCGGTCCCGGGCGTCTGAACAGGGATGCGTGTCCCTAGAATTCAAGGTGCTTGTAGGTGCGCGGAAAGGCGATCACGTCGCGGATGTTGGTGGCGCCGGTGGCCAGCATCACCAGGCGCTCGAAGCCAAGGCCGAACCCCGCGTGCGGGGCCGTGCCGAAGCGGCGCGTGTCCAGATACCATTGGTAGTGTTCGGCGGCCAGGCCCATCTCGGCGATGCGCGCCTCCAGGCGATAGAGGCGCTCCTCGCGTGCGCTGCCGCCCACGATCTCACCGATGCGCGGCACGAGCACGTCCATGGCCCCCACGGTCTCGCCGTCATCGTTCTGGCGCATGTAGAAGGCCTTGATGTCCTTGGGATAGTCGTAGACGATCACGGGCTTCTTGAAGTGCTCCTCGGCCAGGTAGCGCTCGTGCTCGGTCTGGATGTCCTTGCCGAAGGCCGCCTCGTACTCGAAGGAGCGCGGGGCCTTGCGCAGGATCTCCACCGCCTCCCTGTAGGGAATGCGCTCGAAAGGCTCGCTCACCAGCCGCTCCAGCGTGGCCATGAGCGTGGTGTCCACCCACTTGGCGAAGAGCTCCAGGTCTGATCCCCTGCGCTCTATCACCGCCCGGATGCAGTATTTGAGGATGTCCTCGGCCAGGTCCATGTTGTCCTGGAGGGTGGCGAAGGCCATTTCGGGCTCCACCATCCAGAACTCGGCCGCGTGGCGCGCGGTGTCGGATGGCTCGGCCCGGAAGGTGGGGCCGAAGGTGTACACGTCGCCCAGGGCCAGGGCGAAGGGTTCGGCCGAGAGTTGCCCCGAGACGGTGAGGAAGGCGTCCTTGCCGAAGAAGTCGTTTTTGACGCCCTCGGGCCCCAGTGGTTTGCCAGGGTCCAGGGCCGTCACGCGCAGCATCTCGCCAGCGCCTTCGCAATCCGACCCCGTGATAATGGGCGTGTGCAGGTAGAAGAAGCCGCGCTCCTGGAAATACCTGTGGATGGCCAGGGCCAGCTCGGAGCGGATGCGGAACATGGCCCCGAACTTGTTGGTGCGCGGCCGCAGGTGCGCGATGGCCCGCAGGAACTCGTCGGAGTGGCGCTTCTTCTGGAGGGGGAAGGTCTCCTGGTCGGCCGCGCCGATCAGTTCCACGGCCGTGGCCTTGACCTCCCACGCCTGACCTTTGCCGGGCGAGGCCACCAGGGCGCCCTGCACGGCCACGCTCGCGCCCGTGCCGATCTCCTTGACCCCATCGTACCCTTGGGCCGAGGTGTCCACGATGGCCTGGATGTTGGCCAGGCAGGAGCCGTCGTTGATCTCCAGGAAGGAGAAGTCCTTGGCGTCGCGGCGCGTGCGCACCCACCCTTTGACCAGCACCTGCTCCCTGCCCTCGCGGGCGGACAGCAGTTCCGTGATTTTCGTGCGTTTCATGACTTTCGCTTATCCCAAATTCCGGCTTGCGGGCAAGCATTTCCGCAAGAGGACTACTGGTCCGCTAGGCGGAACGCCGAAGGACTCCGGATGGCCACTTGAAGAAACGACCCATTCCAGAGTATAAGGAAGGGATTTCAAGCTCAAAGGCTCTCCGGCCACCGCCGGGGTCGCCGTCACCCTCTTCATCAAGGAACACCATGGGCTTCTTCTCCAAGATCACCTCCTGGCTGGGCGGCAAGAAGAGCGAACTGCCCGCCGAGGCCGCAGCCCCCGAGCAGACCGGGGATGACGCCGCCCCGCAGCCCGACGTCCAGCCGGACGCCTCGCGGCCGGCCGACGCCGAACCCGCCCAGGCCGAGGCGTCGGCACCCCGGCCGGCCGTCGATTCCGACGCCCCTCCCACCGCGCACCTGGTCAGCGAGGACTGGCAGAAGGAACTCACCCTCGCCCTGCGCCAGGCCGAGCCCAGGCTCTCCGTCTGGCTCGCCATCGTCCTGCAGGACGTGAACGGGGCGGGGCCCGAACTGTGGCAGCGCCTGCGCTTCCTCTTCACCTGCCTGGAGGCCCCTGCCGCCGAAGCCGACGATTTCATCGCCCGCTTCGAAAAGTGGCTCGCCAACATGGGCTATGAAGAAGTGGAGGAGTTCCGCTCCGAACTCCAGTACCGCCTCGCCCTGGCCCTGGAACTTGAAGATGAGGAGGACGAACGCTCACGACTCTTCCTCAAGCTCTCCGAAGGCCTGGCCAAGACCCGCGAGCAGATCGCCGCGCGCATCGACGGCCTGCTTTCCTCCCACGACAAGATGGACGAAGACTTCTGGGAAGAGCTGGAGGAAATCCTCATCATGGCCGACGTGGGCTTCGAGCCGGCGGGCAAGCTCCTGGCACAGCTCAAGAACCGCGCCCGCAAGGCCGGCGTCACCGAGCCCTCCGGCTTCAAGGAGATCCTGCGCGAAGAGCTCGCCCAGATCTTCCGCGCCCCCAGGACCATCAAGGCCGTCAACCCGCCCGAAGTGGTGATGATCGTGGGCGTCAACGGCGTGGGCAAGACCACCACCATCGCCAAGCTGGCCTACCGCGCCCAGATGCAGGGCCGCAAGGTGCTCATCGCCGCGGGCGACACCTTCCGCGCCGCCGCCATCGAACAGCTTCAGATCTGGGCCAATCGCGTGGGCGCGTCCTTCTTCTCCAAGGGCGAAAGCGCCGACCCCGCCGCAGTCGCCTTCGAAGCCATGGAACGCTGTCTGGCCGAAGGCTGCGACCTCATGCTCCTGGACACGGCCGGGCGTCTGCACACCAAGGCCAACCTCATGGAAGAACTCAAGAAGATAGAACGCGTCCTGGGCAAGAAACACCCCGGCGCGCCCCACCGCACCATCCTGGTGGTGGACGCCACCACCGGCCAGAACGCCCTCTCCCAGACCAAGCTCTTCAACGAAGCCGTGGGCGTGGACGAAATCGTCCTTACCAAGCTCGACGGCACCGCCAAGGGCGGCGTGGTGGTGGGCATCGCCCTGGAACACTCCATCCCCATCACCTTCGTGGGACTCGGCGAGAAAATGGAAGACCTGCGGCCCTTCTCCGGCGAAGACTTCGCCAAAGCCCTTCTGGCCTGAGCCATCACCATGCGCATCCCCAACCGCAACGACTCCCTCGAACTGCTCCAGAGCCACCAGTGCGACAACCCGCAGCGCGTGGCGCACTCCCTGGCCGTGGCCCAACTGGCCATGGCCATCGGACAAAACCTCAACGCGCGCGGCCTCGCCCTCGACCTGGAACTCATCGAGGCCGCCGCCATCCTCCACGACATCCGCAAGGGACACCCCGACCACGACCGCTCCGGCGCGGAACTCCTGCGCGCCCTGGACTACCACTCCACCGCCGCCGTGGTGGAAGTGCACACCCGCCTGGGCGGACGCACCCCAGCCCCGGACGAGCCCATCACCGAGGCCGAGGTGGTCTACATCGCGGACAAGAGCTACCGCCGCACCAACCGCGTCTCCATCGAGGACCGCTACAGCATCTGGAAGAACACCTGGAAGGACAACCCCGAACGCCTGGAGAGCCTCACACGCGGCGAGAACCGCGCCAAGGCCGTGCGGGAGAGGATCGAAAAGGCGCTGGGACAGCCGCTGCAGGACGTTTAGACGGGCGGGCGCCGAGGCGAGCGACAGGTTGGCCGTTGAAGAAGCCTTCGGCGGCCAAAGGGCTACGCCCTTATGGAATCCCGCTCCGCTTCGCGGGCTTCACCGGGCGCGACGGCGTAGCCGGTGAAGCCCGCGAAGCAATTGCGGGGTCTGGGGGGATCATCCCCCCAGCGGGTCCAGGGCGGAGCCCCGGCGGGAGAGGTCTGGAGAGGGCAGCGCCCTCTCCAGCCGCCGGAGGCCTCCCTCCCCCGCTCGCACGCCCGCTGCTCCACCTCAACAGCCACGAGGACACGCCCATGCCTGCCTCCTCCCCTCCCCTGCCGCCAGCCGCGCTGACGCTCCTGCGGGAGTCGTTCGGGTTCGAGAGCCTGCGCCCGGGCCAGGCCGAGGCGGTCGCCCGGCTGTTGTCCGGCCGCAGCGTGCTGGCGATCTTCCCCACGGGTGGCGGCAAGAGCCTCTGCTACCAGTTGCCGGCGTTGCTGCTGCCGGGCGTGACGCTGGTGGTGTCGCCGTTGCTGGCGCTGATGAAGGACCAGATGGACTTCCTCACGTCTCGGGGCCTCCCGGCGGCGCGCTACGACTCGAGCCTGGACGCGCAGCAGGCGCGGGACGTGCTGGGCAGGTTGCGCGCCGGGGAGTTGAAGCTCCTCTACATCTCGCCGGAGCGGCTTTCCAACGAACGGTTCCTTGGCGTGATCCGGCGGGTGCGGGTGTCGCTCCTGGCGGTGGACGAGGCCCATTGCATCAGCCAATGGGGACACAATTTCCGCCCGGAATACCTGAAGATCGCGCGGACGGCCCGGGAGCTGGGAGTGGAGCGGGTGCTGGCGCTCACCGCCACGGCGGACCGGGAGACGGCGGCGGACATCGCGCGCGGCTTCGCGGTGGACCCGGCGGACGTGGTCCACACGGGGTTCTACCGCCCCAACCTGGAGCTTCGCGCCACGGCGGCCACGCCGTCCACGCGGCGTCAGCTGCTCCTGGAGCGGTTGCGCGGCAGACCCAGGGGCGCGGCCCTGGTGTACGTCACCTTGCAGAAGACGGCCGAGACCGTGGCGCAGTGGCTGCGGGAGCACGGCGTGGAGGCCCGGGCCTACCATGCGGGCATGGCCCAGGAGGAGCGGGAGGCCGTGCAGGAGGCCTTCATGGCCTCGGGGGACCTGACCGTGGTGGCCACCATCGCCTTCGGAATGGGCGTGGACAAGGCCGATCTGCGCTACGTCTACCACTACAACCTGCCCAAAGGCGTGGAGAGCTACGCTCAGGAGGTTGGCAGGGCCGGGCGCGACGGGCTGCCATCAGTCTGCGAGCTGCTGGTGTGCCCGCGAGACACCCTGGTGCTGGAAAATTTCGCCCTGGGCGACACGCCCGACGAGGAATCGGCGGCGACGCTTCTGGGCGAGCTGTTCGGGGGCGAGGACGAGCTGCTGCTGTCGCCCGCTGGCCTGGCCAATCGGCACGACATCCGGGAACTGGTGGTGCGCACGCTGCTCACCTACCTGGAGTTGGACGGCTTCG
Coding sequences:
- the asnS gene encoding asparagine--tRNA ligase gives rise to the protein MKRTKITELLSAREGREQVLVKGWVRTRRDAKDFSFLEINDGSCLANIQAIVDTSAQGYDGVKEIGTGASVAVQGALVASPGKGQAWEVKATAVELIGAADQETFPLQKKRHSDEFLRAIAHLRPRTNKFGAMFRIRSELALAIHRYFQERGFFYLHTPIITGSDCEGAGEMLRVTALDPGKPLGPEGVKNDFFGKDAFLTVSGQLSAEPFALALGDVYTFGPTFRAEPSDTARHAAEFWMVEPEMAFATLQDNMDLAEDILKYCIRAVIERRGSDLELFAKWVDTTLMATLERLVSEPFERIPYREAVEILRKAPRSFEYEAAFGKDIQTEHERYLAEEHFKKPVIVYDYPKDIKAFYMRQNDDGETVGAMDVLVPRIGEIVGGSAREERLYRLEARIAEMGLAAEHYQWYLDTRRFGTAPHAGFGLGFERLVMLATGATNIRDVIAFPRTYKHLEF
- the ftsY gene encoding signal recognition particle-docking protein FtsY translates to MGFFSKITSWLGGKKSELPAEAAAPEQTGDDAAPQPDVQPDASRPADAEPAQAEASAPRPAVDSDAPPTAHLVSEDWQKELTLALRQAEPRLSVWLAIVLQDVNGAGPELWQRLRFLFTCLEAPAAEADDFIARFEKWLANMGYEEVEEFRSELQYRLALALELEDEEDERSRLFLKLSEGLAKTREQIAARIDGLLSSHDKMDEDFWEELEEILIMADVGFEPAGKLLAQLKNRARKAGVTEPSGFKEILREELAQIFRAPRTIKAVNPPEVVMIVGVNGVGKTTTIAKLAYRAQMQGRKVLIAAGDTFRAAAIEQLQIWANRVGASFFSKGESADPAAVAFEAMERCLAEGCDLMLLDTAGRLHTKANLMEELKKIERVLGKKHPGAPHRTILVVDATTGQNALSQTKLFNEAVGVDEIVLTKLDGTAKGGVVVGIALEHSIPITFVGLGEKMEDLRPFSGEDFAKALLA
- a CDS encoding HD domain-containing protein, with translation MRIPNRNDSLELLQSHQCDNPQRVAHSLAVAQLAMAIGQNLNARGLALDLELIEAAAILHDIRKGHPDHDRSGAELLRALDYHSTAAVVEVHTRLGGRTPAPDEPITEAEVVYIADKSYRRTNRVSIEDRYSIWKNTWKDNPERLESLTRGENRAKAVRERIEKALGQPLQDV
- a CDS encoding RecQ family ATP-dependent DNA helicase produces the protein MPASSPPLPPAALTLLRESFGFESLRPGQAEAVARLLSGRSVLAIFPTGGGKSLCYQLPALLLPGVTLVVSPLLALMKDQMDFLTSRGLPAARYDSSLDAQQARDVLGRLRAGELKLLYISPERLSNERFLGVIRRVRVSLLAVDEAHCISQWGHNFRPEYLKIARTARELGVERVLALTATADRETAADIARGFAVDPADVVHTGFYRPNLELRATAATPSTRRQLLLERLRGRPRGAALVYVTLQKTAETVAQWLREHGVEARAYHAGMAQEEREAVQEAFMASGDLTVVATIAFGMGVDKADLRYVYHYNLPKGVESYAQEVGRAGRDGLPSVCELLVCPRDTLVLENFALGDTPDEESAATLLGELFGGEDELLLSPAGLANRHDIRELVVRTLLTYLELDGFVRALGHIFTDYSLTPNKPSSEMLAPFDAPRQAFLRSVLSCCRKKRGGSFALDVEDAATRTGEPRERIVAALEYLHNRGDIDLKASGTRQRYRVVRRPESREELVRDLMRRFGERENRELTRVRQMMDLAGEPNCLTRALLGYFGEERGPCGHCGPCLGEPPCRPPAFVPRAPRKRSLAKLEELLEERLDRLDTPRRLARFLCGLASPATVRLKEHQAFGLFERVPFRMVLGLAEEVLRDRRAAGA